In Chloroflexia bacterium SDU3-3, one DNA window encodes the following:
- a CDS encoding DNA methyltransferase, producing MSLDLPSPEPTDEPRIALDPARFEERLQALLALETIGEVRSAIPQVREEWLASERAAEGDEKTLSLPPGFLGQALDQISQALTIERARYYIERLRRLAGEPRTNGVNDIDLNRWKTYADIRTDSLWQIERRDTSGAHTAGYWGNFIPQIPNQMMQRYTRKGGWVLDAFAGSGTSLIEARRLGRNCIGVELQEHVAQGSRERLDRVPNHSSVATEIHTADSSTFDFVAALRRHGQPKADLALLHPPYHDIIKFSDDPHDLSNCESIPSFLDRLGQVVENVSLALEEGGFLVLVIGDKYARGEWHPLGFQAMQVVQQQGFMLKSIVVKNFEETTGKRAQKELWRYRALAGGFFVFKHEYIFVFEKRGQEPQA from the coding sequence ATGAGCCTCGATCTCCCCTCCCCCGAACCAACCGACGAACCCCGCATCGCCCTAGACCCAGCACGCTTCGAGGAGCGGCTCCAGGCCCTGCTGGCGCTAGAGACCATCGGCGAGGTGCGCAGCGCCATCCCCCAGGTGCGCGAGGAGTGGCTCGCCAGCGAGCGTGCCGCCGAGGGCGATGAGAAGACGCTCAGCCTGCCGCCGGGGTTTCTGGGCCAGGCGCTCGACCAGATCAGCCAGGCGCTCACCATCGAGCGCGCCCGCTACTATATCGAGCGGCTGCGGCGGCTGGCCGGTGAGCCGCGCACCAACGGCGTGAACGACATTGACCTGAACCGCTGGAAGACCTACGCCGACATCCGGACCGACAGCCTCTGGCAGATCGAACGGCGCGACACATCCGGCGCGCACACGGCGGGCTACTGGGGCAACTTCATCCCCCAGATCCCCAACCAGATGATGCAGCGCTACACCCGCAAGGGCGGCTGGGTGCTGGATGCCTTCGCCGGCTCGGGCACCAGCCTGATCGAGGCGCGCAGGCTTGGCCGCAACTGCATCGGCGTCGAGCTGCAGGAGCACGTGGCCCAGGGCTCGCGCGAGCGCCTAGACCGCGTGCCGAACCACAGCAGCGTAGCCACCGAGATCCACACCGCCGACAGCTCCACCTTCGACTTTGTGGCCGCGCTGCGCCGCCACGGCCAGCCCAAGGCCGATCTAGCCCTGCTCCACCCGCCCTACCACGACATCATCAAGTTCAGCGACGACCCCCACGACCTCTCCAACTGCGAGTCCATCCCCAGCTTCCTCGACCGGCTTGGCCAGGTGGTGGAAAACGTGTCGCTGGCGCTCGAAGAGGGGGGATTTTTGGTGCTGGTGATCGGCGACAAGTACGCGCGCGGCGAGTGGCACCCGCTGGGGTTCCAGGCCATGCAGGTGGTGCAGCAGCAGGGCTTCATGCTCAAGAGCATCGTGGTAAAAAATTTCGAGGAGACCACCGGCAAGCGCGCGCAGAAGGAGCTATGGCGCTACCGCGCGCTGGCTGGCGGCTTCTTTGTCTTCAAGCACGAGTATATCTTTGTGTTCGAGAAGCGTGGGCAGGAGCCCCAAGCCTAG
- a CDS encoding sulfurtransferase gives MSVPQLVTPSWLAEHLGEPHVRPIDVRWYLTEPGRGRQEYLEAHIPGAPFLDIDGDLAAPRGSGPGRHPLPSAEHFAAAASRAGIGPSTHVVAYDSSGGAYATRLWWLLRYFGHQQVSLLDGGWMEWLAQGYLTEAGTPTIAPAPFVASPTPGLVVNADQVDILRTQPGALVLDARAAERYEGRSEPIDPRAGHIPGAKSAPFAANLREDGSFKSPEELKAQFAALGADGAEQIVCYCGSGVTATHNIFALALAGYPAPLLYEGSWSDWSSDPARPAATGGE, from the coding sequence ATGAGCGTACCGCAGCTTGTCACCCCCAGCTGGCTCGCCGAGCATCTTGGCGAGCCACATGTCCGCCCGATCGACGTTCGCTGGTATCTGACCGAGCCGGGCCGAGGTCGCCAGGAATATCTTGAGGCGCATATCCCCGGCGCGCCCTTCCTCGACATCGACGGCGACCTGGCCGCGCCGCGCGGCAGCGGCCCTGGCCGCCACCCGCTGCCCAGCGCCGAGCACTTCGCCGCCGCCGCCAGCCGCGCCGGGATCGGCCCCAGCACCCACGTGGTGGCCTACGACTCAAGCGGCGGGGCCTACGCCACGCGGCTGTGGTGGCTGCTGCGCTACTTTGGCCACCAGCAGGTGTCGCTGCTAGATGGCGGCTGGATGGAGTGGCTAGCCCAGGGCTACCTTACCGAGGCGGGCACGCCCACCATCGCCCCCGCGCCCTTCGTGGCCAGCCCCACCCCCGGCCTAGTGGTGAACGCCGACCAGGTCGACATACTGCGCACCCAGCCCGGCGCGCTGGTGCTGGACGCCCGCGCCGCCGAGCGCTACGAGGGCCGCAGCGAGCCGATCGACCCACGCGCCGGGCACATCCCAGGCGCGAAGTCGGCCCCCTTCGCCGCCAACCTGCGCGAGGATGGCAGCTTCAAAAGCCCCGAGGAGCTGAAAGCACAGTTCGCCGCGCTGGGGGCCGATGGGGCAGAGCAGATCGTGTGCTACTGCGGCTCGGGCGTGACCGCCACCCACAACATCTTCGCGCTGGCGCTGGCGGGCTACCCCGCCCCGCTGCTCTACGAGGGCTCGTGGTCCGACTGGAGCAGCGACCCAGCGCGCCCCGCGGCCACCGGCGGCGAGTAG